The following proteins are encoded in a genomic region of Brachypodium distachyon strain Bd21 chromosome 1, Brachypodium_distachyon_v3.0, whole genome shotgun sequence:
- the LOC100840855 gene encoding calmodulin-binding protein 60 D isoform X2 encodes MDLKRVLDVVEEEVVDGDEEELASPDAKRRRTLLNSSSMQEAIGAQYMQRHLPKLEPFLRRVVQEEVHNVLIRHIDSAHRLPLQLKTSSKRYKLQFQGNLPQTLFTGNRVEAENKQPLRIVLTDAVNNQTITSGPLSSMKVELLVLDGDFNADERLEHTEKEFSESIVFEREGKRPLLSGEVIIVLEKGVASVRDISFTDNSSWIRSRKFRLGARMSRASSIEERVQEAVSNPFLVKDHRGEVYKKHHPPALADDVWRLEKIGKDGVFHKKLADFGIHTVQDFLRNLVMDQNGLRGLLGSGMSNKMWESTVEHARECVLDDKLYSYCSGHGIILLFNCIHEIVGVIVGSHCFTLNVLTATQKALVVKLQQDAYKFPNRIVEFKLQSQCAADQSPPMPAGPSCTHIPSLPRDEPNLQDDGLLNPLQQLPLGEALEDVLQLQATSGSHQHHRAEPWITSGFDARDPFDALQFSGSSQPCGLLLSSTGARL; translated from the exons ATGGATTTGAAGAGGGTTCTTGacgtggtggaggaggaggtggtggacggcgacgaggaggagctcgcctCCCCGGACGCCAAGCGCCGTCGGACGCTTCTCAA cagtagctCGATGCAGGAGGCCATTGGCGCGCAGTACATGCAGAGGCATCTTCCCAAGCTGGAGCCGTTCCTGCGCAGAGTT GTGCAGGAAGAGGTGCACAATGTTCTTATCCGCCACATTGATTCCGCACACAG GCTTCCTCTTCAACTAAAGACGAGCAGTAAAAGGTACAAGCTGCAGTTCCAGGGCAACCTGCCTCAGACCCTGTTCACAGGCAACAGGGTGGAAGCAGAGAACAAGCAGCCACTTCGAATTGTTCTCACTGACGCTGTCAACAACCAGACGATCACCTCTGGCCCCTTGTCCTCCATGAAGGTTGAGCTCCTCGTTCTCGACGGCGACTTCAACGCCGACGAGCGCCTGGAACACACTGAGAAGGAGTTCAGTGAGAGCATAGTCTTCGAGAGAGAAGGCAAGAGGCCACTGTTGTCCGGTGAGGTGATCATTGTGCTTGAGAAAGGCGTTGCTTCTGTCCGCGACATCTCTTTCACGGATAACTCGAGCTGGATAAGGAGCAGGAAGTTCAGGCTGGGTGCGAGGATGTCCCGGGCCAGCTCGATCGAAGAGAGAGTGCAGGAAGCTGTGAGCAATCCTTTTCTGGTGAAGGATCACCGTGGTGAAG TTTACAAGAAGCATCACCCTCCTGCACTAGCCGACGACGTATGGCGTCTTGAGAAGATTGGGAAAGACGGTGTTTTCCACAAGAAGCTCGCCGACTTTGGAATCCACACCGTTCAAGACTTCCTCAGGAACCTGGTGATGGATCAAAATGGACTGCGCGGG TTACTTGGGAGTGGAATGTCCAACAAAATGTGGGAATCGACGGTGGAGCATGCCCGGGAGTGCGTCCTGGACGACAAGCTTTACTCCTACTGCAGCGGGCACGGGATCATCCTGCTCTTCAACTGCATCCATGAGATCGTCGGGGTCATAGTCGGGAGCCACTGCTTCACGTTGAATGTTCTCACCGCGACGCAGAAG GCACTGGTGGTGAAGCTGCAGCAGGACGCCTACAAGTTTCCCAACCGCATCGTGGAGTTCAAGCTGCAGTCCCAGTGCGCCGCCGACCAATCGCCGCCGATGCCTGCGGGTCCATCGTGCACGCACATCCCCAGCCTTCCTCGAG ATGAACCAAACCTACAGGACGACGGCCTGCTGAACCCactgcagcagctgccgctggGCGAGGCCCTGGAGGATGTCCTGCAGCTGCAAGCGACGAGCGGCAGCCACCAACATCACCGTGCTGAGCCCTGGATCACGAGCGGTTTCGACGCGAGGGACCCGTTCGACGCGCTGCAGTTCAGCGGCTCGTCTCAGCCGTGCGGGCTGCTGCTCTCCAGCACAGGGGCCAGGTTGTGA
- the LOC100841161 gene encoding pentatricopeptide repeat-containing protein At5g50990, which translates to MSYTNCLKKHPTRLFFPYANSILRASLEKGSPQKSLMDYGTMLNSTTFCPDYRTYGILLRACLKYSDIYAAMQIHSRLTKVGLLRNQHIIAPLLRLYIDYDCMTEARELFWLMLEWSTDPFHGNLMLTGFLKGGQLDKAYQIFKRMPVKDVVSWNSMIAGAVRSSHLKDAMILFSRLVNSGLVPDGFSFSSVLSACARAGALFYGVWVHRLMAELGVEKNNILISALVDMYAKCGRIDVSVEIFNTVKRNHVPMWNTMIGSLAAHGLGQDVVVLFHRMEHAGVVPDGVTFVALLTACSHCGMVEEARQYFEAMTTKYYITPKVEHYGAMVDTLSRAGLLDEAYNLVRSMVVKPDAVIWRALLSACRRHHQTKLGEITIEQMVCQGSGDYTLLSNIYSSINRWVDSENVWKERKKKKVRKNKGLSWVELGGSTHEFKAGDRSHPDTDDIYRVLHGLSKKAKAEGYSPSTELVMKDVSHEEREENLTFHSEKLAVAYSVLKTGPGTEIMVSKNLQTCGDCHEWIKIISKVLCRVIIMRDRARFHRFESGCCSCKDYWTNNIFDALFTPFVQCPYILYAHLKSLQCYNIEEKVSGVKPECPATILVFDIETTGFSRRGDRIIEFAVRDLAGGKNSTFQTLINPERVIPNTHIHGISTNMVCRSDIPRFGEFIPILLQYVLSRQMAGKPVLWVAHNGKTFDVPFLICEFQRCKMEMPGDWLFVDTLPIARQLVDGKTKGAATLKTLTERYKIPVNGDAHRAMQDVTALCYVLQKLTLELKITVPQLLENSFRVSDVATTPAKK; encoded by the exons ATGTCCTACACAAACTGTCTGAAGAAACATCCTACAAGACTCTTCTTTCCATATGCCAATTCCATCCTCCGAGCATCTTTGGAGAAAGGCTCCCCACAAAAGTCACTGATGGACTATGGCACTATGCTCAATTCTACCACATTTTGCCCTGATTACAGAACATATGGTATCCTTCTCAGAGCTTGTTTGAAATATTCAGACATCTATGCTGCGATGCAAATTCATTCACGTCTCACTAAAGTTGGGTTGTTACGTAACCAACATATAATAGCTCCACTTTTGAGGTTGTATATTGATTATGATTGCATGACGGAAGCACGTGAACTGTTTTGGTTAATGCTGGAGTGGAGCACTGATCCTTTCCATGGTAATTTGATGCTTACGGGATTCTTGAAGGGTGGACAGCTAGACAAGGCATATCAGATTTTCAAGAGGATGCCTGTCAAGGACGTGGTCTCATGGAATTCAATGATAGCAGGTGCAGTAAGGAGCTCCCACCTGAAAGATGCAATGATTCTTTTTAGCAGGTTGGTCAATTCAGGTCTTGTGCCTGACGGTTTCTCATTCTCTTCAGTCCTGTCAGCTTGTGCTCGAGCTGGTGCCCTGTTTTATGGTGTGTGGGTTCATCGACTGATGGCTGAACTGGGGGTGGAAAAGAATAATATTTTAATCTCAGCACTTGTTGATATGTATGCCAAATGTGGAAGGATTGATGTGTCAGTTGAGATATTCAACACAGTTAAGAGAAACCATGTGCCAATGTGGAACACAATGATTGGAAGCCTGGCAGCACATGGTCTTGGACAAGATGTAGTGGTGTTGTTCCACAGGATGGAACATGCAGGTGTGGTTCCTGATGGAGTTACGTTTGTTGCACTATTGACAGCATGCAGCCATTGTGGTATGGTTGAAGAGGCTCGTCAATACTTTGAAGCAATGACTACGAAGTATTATATCACTCCAAAGGTTGAACATTATGGTGCAATGGTGGATACTTTGTCACGAGCTGGGCTGCTGGACGAAGCATACAACTTGGTGAGGTCAATGGTTGTGAAGCCTGATGCTGTGATATGGAGGGCATTACTTAGTGCTTGTCGTAGGCATCATCAGACCAAATTAGGTGAGATCACCATTGAGCAGATGGTGTGTCAGGGCAGTGGTGATTATACCCTTCTTTCAAATATCTACTCATCAATAAACAGGTGGGTTGATTCAGAGAATGTAtggaaagagaggaagaaaaagaaagtaagAAAGAACAAGGGATTGAGCTGGGTTGAGTTAGGGGGAAGCACCCATGAATTCAAAGCTGGTGATCGATCTCATCCTGATACTGATGATATTTACAGAGTGCTGCATGGCTTATCTAAAAAAGCGAAGGCTGAAGGGTATAGTCCATCTACTGAATTAGTAATGAAAGATGTCTCACatgaggaaagagaagaaaacctCACCTTCCACAGTGAGAAGCTTGCAGTGGCTTATAGTGTCCTTAAGACTGGTCCCGGGACAGAAATAATGGTGTCAAAGAATCTGCAGACTTGTGGTGACTGTCATGAATGGATAAAGATAATCTCAAAGGTACTTTGTCGTGTTATAATTATGAGGGATAGAGCTCGATTTCACCGTTTTGAAAGCGGGTGCTGCTCCTGTAAAGATTACTG GACAAA CAATATCTTTGATGCCCTATTTACTCCATTTGTACAATGTCCTTATATTCTATATGCT CACCTGAAATCACTTCAGTGCTACAATATCGAGGAAAAGGTTTCTGGAGTCAAGCCTGAATGCCCTGCAACTATCCTTGTTTTTGATATCGAAACTACTGGATTTTCACGCCGTGGTGACAGAATTATTGAGTTCGCCGTTCGTGATCTTGCTGGTGGAAAGAATAGCACTTTCCAGACCCTAATAAACCCCGAGAGAGTGATACCTAATACACATATTCATGGTATTAGCACCAACATGGTCTGCAGATCTGATATCCCAAG ATTTGGGGAGTTTATCCCCATTTTACTACAATATGTTTTGAGTCGTCAAATGGCTGGTAAACCAGTTCTGTGGGTTGCTCATAATGGGAAAACCTTTGATGTGCCCTTTCTTATCTGTGAGTTCCAACGGTGTAAAATGGAGATGCCTGGTGACTGGCTGTTTGTAGACACACTTCCTATTGCAAGACAGTTGGTTGATG gaaaaacaaaaggtgctGCGACATTGAAGACTCTGACAGAGCGCTACAAGATCCCAGTCAATGGGGACGCACACCGTGCAATGCAGGATGTGACCGCCCTGTGTTATGTTCTCCAGAAGTTAACGTTGGAGCTGAAAATAACTGTTCCCCAGCTCCTTGAGAACTCATTCCGGGTCTCTGATGTTGCAACGACCCCTGCTAAAAAATGA
- the LOC100840855 gene encoding calmodulin-binding protein 60 D isoform X3, with the protein MDLKRVLDVVEEEVVDGDEEELASPDAKRRRTLLNSSSSMQEAIGAQYMQRHLPKLEPFLRRVVQEEVHNVLIRHIDSAHRLPLQLKTSSKRYKLQFQGNLPQTLFTGNRVEAENKQPLRIVLTDAVNNQTITSGPLSSMKVELLVLDGDFNADERLEHTEKEFSESIVFEREGKRPLLSGEVIIVLEKGVASVRDISFTDNSSWIRSRKFRLGARMSRASSIEERVQEAVSNPFLVKDHRGEVYKKHHPPALADDVWRLEKIGKDGVFHKKLADFGIHTVQDFLRNLVMDQNGLRGLLGSGMSNKMWESTVEHARECVLDDKLYSYCSGHGIILLFNCIHEIVGVIVGSHCFTLNVLTATQKALVVKLQQDAYKFPNRIVEFKLQSQCAADQSPPMPAGPSCTHIPSLPRGRRPAEPTAAAAAGRGPGGCPAAASDERQPPTSPC; encoded by the exons ATGGATTTGAAGAGGGTTCTTGacgtggtggaggaggaggtggtggacggcgacgaggaggagctcgcctCCCCGGACGCCAAGCGCCGTCGGACGCTTCTCAA cagcagtagctCGATGCAGGAGGCCATTGGCGCGCAGTACATGCAGAGGCATCTTCCCAAGCTGGAGCCGTTCCTGCGCAGAGTT GTGCAGGAAGAGGTGCACAATGTTCTTATCCGCCACATTGATTCCGCACACAG GCTTCCTCTTCAACTAAAGACGAGCAGTAAAAGGTACAAGCTGCAGTTCCAGGGCAACCTGCCTCAGACCCTGTTCACAGGCAACAGGGTGGAAGCAGAGAACAAGCAGCCACTTCGAATTGTTCTCACTGACGCTGTCAACAACCAGACGATCACCTCTGGCCCCTTGTCCTCCATGAAGGTTGAGCTCCTCGTTCTCGACGGCGACTTCAACGCCGACGAGCGCCTGGAACACACTGAGAAGGAGTTCAGTGAGAGCATAGTCTTCGAGAGAGAAGGCAAGAGGCCACTGTTGTCCGGTGAGGTGATCATTGTGCTTGAGAAAGGCGTTGCTTCTGTCCGCGACATCTCTTTCACGGATAACTCGAGCTGGATAAGGAGCAGGAAGTTCAGGCTGGGTGCGAGGATGTCCCGGGCCAGCTCGATCGAAGAGAGAGTGCAGGAAGCTGTGAGCAATCCTTTTCTGGTGAAGGATCACCGTGGTGAAG TTTACAAGAAGCATCACCCTCCTGCACTAGCCGACGACGTATGGCGTCTTGAGAAGATTGGGAAAGACGGTGTTTTCCACAAGAAGCTCGCCGACTTTGGAATCCACACCGTTCAAGACTTCCTCAGGAACCTGGTGATGGATCAAAATGGACTGCGCGGG TTACTTGGGAGTGGAATGTCCAACAAAATGTGGGAATCGACGGTGGAGCATGCCCGGGAGTGCGTCCTGGACGACAAGCTTTACTCCTACTGCAGCGGGCACGGGATCATCCTGCTCTTCAACTGCATCCATGAGATCGTCGGGGTCATAGTCGGGAGCCACTGCTTCACGTTGAATGTTCTCACCGCGACGCAGAAG GCACTGGTGGTGAAGCTGCAGCAGGACGCCTACAAGTTTCCCAACCGCATCGTGGAGTTCAAGCTGCAGTCCCAGTGCGCCGCCGACCAATCGCCGCCGATGCCTGCGGGTCCATCGTGCACGCACATCCCCAGCCTTCCTCGAG GACGACGGCCTGCTGAACCCactgcagcagctgccgctggGCGAGGCCCTGGAGGATGTCCTGCAGCTGCAAGCGACGAGCGGCAGCCACCAACATCACCGTGCTGA
- the LOC100830693 gene encoding putative zinc finger CCCH domain-containing protein 21, giving the protein MEGELGYLSPAMSPCVSAEGFGSPISASPQEKLIDSSPSSCVSDDHGGGGQLRSLTWGSSLEMQLDSPSSCVSDGRGGSHDSPLGASSAQVREAERLLRAISDRYDDCFIRLRDSTAELADLRLERLRLRAENVHLSLLLEDLEADQRRQAFPVAATLPLKPAEEAAARGGAPKSISIRSKSYLAEKHTKAQRLRVRAAPAMEEAGEDEEKGDGEVEVDAYRQGSHKTELCNKWERGACPFGGRCRFAHGLQEMRPVIRHPRYKTQPCQMMAAASGCPYGHRCHFRHSPAPAAAGCY; this is encoded by the exons ATGGAGGGGGAGCTCGGGTACCTGTCGCCGGCGATGTCGCCCTGCGTCTCCGCCGAGGGCTTCGGCTCGCCGATTTCGGCGTCGCCGCAGGAGAAGCTGATCGATTCCTCTCCCTCTTCGTGTGTATCCGACgaccacggcggcggaggccagCTCCGTTCGCTTACATGGGGGTCATCGCTGGAGATGCAGCTGGACTCGCCCTCGTCGTGCGTCTccgacggccgcggcggcagccacgACTCGCCGCTCGGCGCATCATCGGCGCAGGTGCGTGAGGCGGAGAGGCTCCTGCGCGCGATCTCCGACCGCTACGACGACTGCTTCATCCGCCTGCGCGACTCCACGGCCGAGCTCGCTGACCTCCGCCTCGAGCGCCTCCGTCTCAGAGCGGAGAACGTgcacctctccctcctcctcgagGATCTCGAGGCCGATCAGAGGAGGCAGGCGTTCCCGGTGGCTGCGACACTGCCGCTGAAGCCCGCGGAGGAGGCAGCAGCACGCGGGGGCGCGCCGAAGAGCATCTCCATTCGATCCAAGAGCTACCTCGCGGAGAAGCATACGAAGGCGCAGCGCCTACGTGTTCgcgcggctccggcgatgGAG GAGGCaggggaggacgaggagaaggGGGATGGGGAAGTGGAGGTGGATGCGTACAGGCAGGGCTCGCACAAGACGGAGCTGTGCAACAAGTGGGAGCGCGGCGCGTGCCCCTTCGGTGGCCGGTGCCGGTTCGCGCACGGCCTGCAGGAGATGCGCCCCGTCATCCGCCACCCGCGCTACAAGACCCAGCCCTGCCAGAtgatggccgccgcctccggctgcCCCTACGGCCACCGCTGCCACTTCCGCCACTCACCggcgccagccgccgccggttgcTACTAG
- the LOC100840555 gene encoding probable protein phosphatase 2C 33: MESASREERLPPALPLATLIGRELRGGGSERPLVRYGHSGFAKRGEDYFLVKPDCFRVPGDPSSAFSVFAVFDGHNGVSAAVFSKEHLLEDVMSAVPQGISREDWLQVLPRALVAGFVKTDIDFQRKGEMSGTTATLVVVDGFTVTVASVGDSRCILDTQGGVVSLLTVDHRLEENAEERERVTASGGEVSRLNLCGGQQVGPLRCWPGGLCLSRSIGDTDVGEFIVPIPHVKQVKLSNAGGRLIIASDGIWDAVSSETAAQACRGLPAELAAKLVVKQALKTSGLKDDTTCVVVDIIPSDHCSTPPPLSPNKNQNKLRSLLFGRRSHSSVGKLGNRKKSASFGFVEELFEEGSAKLEERLGRNSPSKAKFPPFRCAICQVDQVPFEDLMTDNGGGYCSAPSTPSAGPYLCSDCKKKKDAMEGKRSSPSTVCS, from the exons ATGGAGAGCGCCTCAAGGGAGGAGAGGCTGCCCCCGGCGCTGCCTCTGGCCACGCTGATCGGCCGCGAGCTccgtggcggcggctccgAGCGCCCGCTCGTGCGGTACGGCCACTCCGGCTTCGCCAAGCGCGGCGAGGACTATTTTCTTGTCAAGCCCGACTGCTTCCGCGTTCCTGGGGACCCTTCCTCCGCCTTCTCCGTCTTCGCC GTCTTCGACGGGCACAATGGCGTGTCGGCGGCGGTGTTCAGCAAGGAGCACTTGCTGGAGGACGTCATGAGCGCCGTGCCGCAGGGCATCAGCCGTGAAGACTGGCTGCAGGTGCTGCCTCGCGCGCTTGTCGCGGGCTTTGTCAAGACAGACATTGACTTCCAGCGCAAGG GGGAGATGTCAGGGACGACGGCAACCCTGGTCGTCGTTGATGGGTTCACTGTTACGGTAGCATCGGTTGGGGACTCCAGGTGCATCCTGGACACTCAGGGTGGTGTGGTCTCGCTGCTAACTGTGGACCACAGGCTGGAGGAGAATGCAGAGGAGCGGGAGCGTGTCACAGCGAGTGGAGGTGAGGTCAGCCGGCTGAACCTCTGCGGCGGACAGCAG GTGGGTCCTCTCCGATGCTGGCCAGGTGGATTGTGTCTTTCACGATCAATTGGAGATACCGATGTTGGGGAGTTCATCGTGCCAATTCCACATGTCAAGCAAGTGAAG CTTTCAAATGCTGGAGGTAGGTTAATAATTGCATCAGATGGAATATGGGATGCAGTGTCCTCGGAAACTGCAGCACAGGCTTGCCGGGGATTACCTGCAGAACTGGCTGCAAAGCTGGTCGTTAAG CAAGCTCTGAAGACAAGTGGTCTTAAAGATGACACAACCTGCGTAGTTGTTGATATCATCCCATCTGACCATTGTTCAACACCGCCACCATTATCTCCAAATAAAAATCAGAACAAGTTGAGATCCCTTCTTTTTGGTAGGAGGTCCCATAGTTCTGTTGGGAAGCTTGGTAACAGAAAAAAGTCTGCTTCCTTTGGTTTTGTGGAGGAATTATTTGAAGAGGGCTCTGCAAAGTTGGAAGAAAG GCTGGGTAGGAATTCCCCATCAAAAGCTAAATTCCCCCCATTTCGCTGTGCGATCTGCCAAGTGGACCAAGTGCCATTCGAAGATCTAATGACAGATAATGGAGGTGGTTACTGTTCTGCCCCATCAACACCTTCGGCTGGTCCTTATCTTTGTTCAGACtgtaagaaaaagaaggatGCGATGGAAGGTAAAAGATCTAGCCCCTCGACTGTATGCAGTTGA
- the LOC100840855 gene encoding calmodulin-binding protein 60 D isoform X1, which translates to MDLKRVLDVVEEEVVDGDEEELASPDAKRRRTLLNSSSSMQEAIGAQYMQRHLPKLEPFLRRVVQEEVHNVLIRHIDSAHRLPLQLKTSSKRYKLQFQGNLPQTLFTGNRVEAENKQPLRIVLTDAVNNQTITSGPLSSMKVELLVLDGDFNADERLEHTEKEFSESIVFEREGKRPLLSGEVIIVLEKGVASVRDISFTDNSSWIRSRKFRLGARMSRASSIEERVQEAVSNPFLVKDHRGEVYKKHHPPALADDVWRLEKIGKDGVFHKKLADFGIHTVQDFLRNLVMDQNGLRGLLGSGMSNKMWESTVEHARECVLDDKLYSYCSGHGIILLFNCIHEIVGVIVGSHCFTLNVLTATQKALVVKLQQDAYKFPNRIVEFKLQSQCAADQSPPMPAGPSCTHIPSLPRDEPNLQDDGLLNPLQQLPLGEALEDVLQLQATSGSHQHHRAEPWITSGFDARDPFDALQFSGSSQPCGLLLSSTGARL; encoded by the exons ATGGATTTGAAGAGGGTTCTTGacgtggtggaggaggaggtggtggacggcgacgaggaggagctcgcctCCCCGGACGCCAAGCGCCGTCGGACGCTTCTCAA cagcagtagctCGATGCAGGAGGCCATTGGCGCGCAGTACATGCAGAGGCATCTTCCCAAGCTGGAGCCGTTCCTGCGCAGAGTT GTGCAGGAAGAGGTGCACAATGTTCTTATCCGCCACATTGATTCCGCACACAG GCTTCCTCTTCAACTAAAGACGAGCAGTAAAAGGTACAAGCTGCAGTTCCAGGGCAACCTGCCTCAGACCCTGTTCACAGGCAACAGGGTGGAAGCAGAGAACAAGCAGCCACTTCGAATTGTTCTCACTGACGCTGTCAACAACCAGACGATCACCTCTGGCCCCTTGTCCTCCATGAAGGTTGAGCTCCTCGTTCTCGACGGCGACTTCAACGCCGACGAGCGCCTGGAACACACTGAGAAGGAGTTCAGTGAGAGCATAGTCTTCGAGAGAGAAGGCAAGAGGCCACTGTTGTCCGGTGAGGTGATCATTGTGCTTGAGAAAGGCGTTGCTTCTGTCCGCGACATCTCTTTCACGGATAACTCGAGCTGGATAAGGAGCAGGAAGTTCAGGCTGGGTGCGAGGATGTCCCGGGCCAGCTCGATCGAAGAGAGAGTGCAGGAAGCTGTGAGCAATCCTTTTCTGGTGAAGGATCACCGTGGTGAAG TTTACAAGAAGCATCACCCTCCTGCACTAGCCGACGACGTATGGCGTCTTGAGAAGATTGGGAAAGACGGTGTTTTCCACAAGAAGCTCGCCGACTTTGGAATCCACACCGTTCAAGACTTCCTCAGGAACCTGGTGATGGATCAAAATGGACTGCGCGGG TTACTTGGGAGTGGAATGTCCAACAAAATGTGGGAATCGACGGTGGAGCATGCCCGGGAGTGCGTCCTGGACGACAAGCTTTACTCCTACTGCAGCGGGCACGGGATCATCCTGCTCTTCAACTGCATCCATGAGATCGTCGGGGTCATAGTCGGGAGCCACTGCTTCACGTTGAATGTTCTCACCGCGACGCAGAAG GCACTGGTGGTGAAGCTGCAGCAGGACGCCTACAAGTTTCCCAACCGCATCGTGGAGTTCAAGCTGCAGTCCCAGTGCGCCGCCGACCAATCGCCGCCGATGCCTGCGGGTCCATCGTGCACGCACATCCCCAGCCTTCCTCGAG ATGAACCAAACCTACAGGACGACGGCCTGCTGAACCCactgcagcagctgccgctggGCGAGGCCCTGGAGGATGTCCTGCAGCTGCAAGCGACGAGCGGCAGCCACCAACATCACCGTGCTGAGCCCTGGATCACGAGCGGTTTCGACGCGAGGGACCCGTTCGACGCGCTGCAGTTCAGCGGCTCGTCTCAGCCGTGCGGGCTGCTGCTCTCCAGCACAGGGGCCAGGTTGTGA
- the LOC100840855 gene encoding calmodulin-binding protein 60 D isoform X4, which translates to MDLKRVLDVVEEEVVDGDEEELASPDAKRRRTLLNSSSSMQEAIGAQYMQRHLPKLEPFLRRVVQEEVHNVLIRHIDSAHRLPLQLKTSSKRYKLQFQGNLPQTLFTGNRVEAENKQPLRIVLTDAVNNQTITSGPLSSMKVELLVLDGDFNADERLEHTEKEFSESIVFEREGKRPLLSGEVIIVLEKGVASVRDISFTDNSSWIRSRKFRLGARMSRASSIEERVQEAVSNPFLVKDHRGEVYKKHHPPALADDVWRLEKIGKDGVFHKKLADFGIHTVQDFLRNLVMDQNGLRGLLGSGMSNKMWESTVEHARECVLDDKLYSYCSGHGIILLFNCIHEIVGVIVGSHCFTLNVLTATQKALVVKLQQDAYKFPNRIVEFKLQSQCAADQSPPMPAGPSCTHIPSLPRGIHPLIVFARTTAC; encoded by the exons ATGGATTTGAAGAGGGTTCTTGacgtggtggaggaggaggtggtggacggcgacgaggaggagctcgcctCCCCGGACGCCAAGCGCCGTCGGACGCTTCTCAA cagcagtagctCGATGCAGGAGGCCATTGGCGCGCAGTACATGCAGAGGCATCTTCCCAAGCTGGAGCCGTTCCTGCGCAGAGTT GTGCAGGAAGAGGTGCACAATGTTCTTATCCGCCACATTGATTCCGCACACAG GCTTCCTCTTCAACTAAAGACGAGCAGTAAAAGGTACAAGCTGCAGTTCCAGGGCAACCTGCCTCAGACCCTGTTCACAGGCAACAGGGTGGAAGCAGAGAACAAGCAGCCACTTCGAATTGTTCTCACTGACGCTGTCAACAACCAGACGATCACCTCTGGCCCCTTGTCCTCCATGAAGGTTGAGCTCCTCGTTCTCGACGGCGACTTCAACGCCGACGAGCGCCTGGAACACACTGAGAAGGAGTTCAGTGAGAGCATAGTCTTCGAGAGAGAAGGCAAGAGGCCACTGTTGTCCGGTGAGGTGATCATTGTGCTTGAGAAAGGCGTTGCTTCTGTCCGCGACATCTCTTTCACGGATAACTCGAGCTGGATAAGGAGCAGGAAGTTCAGGCTGGGTGCGAGGATGTCCCGGGCCAGCTCGATCGAAGAGAGAGTGCAGGAAGCTGTGAGCAATCCTTTTCTGGTGAAGGATCACCGTGGTGAAG TTTACAAGAAGCATCACCCTCCTGCACTAGCCGACGACGTATGGCGTCTTGAGAAGATTGGGAAAGACGGTGTTTTCCACAAGAAGCTCGCCGACTTTGGAATCCACACCGTTCAAGACTTCCTCAGGAACCTGGTGATGGATCAAAATGGACTGCGCGGG TTACTTGGGAGTGGAATGTCCAACAAAATGTGGGAATCGACGGTGGAGCATGCCCGGGAGTGCGTCCTGGACGACAAGCTTTACTCCTACTGCAGCGGGCACGGGATCATCCTGCTCTTCAACTGCATCCATGAGATCGTCGGGGTCATAGTCGGGAGCCACTGCTTCACGTTGAATGTTCTCACCGCGACGCAGAAG GCACTGGTGGTGAAGCTGCAGCAGGACGCCTACAAGTTTCCCAACCGCATCGTGGAGTTCAAGCTGCAGTCCCAGTGCGCCGCCGACCAATCGCCGCCGATGCCTGCGGGTCCATCGTGCACGCACATCCCCAGCCTTCCTCGAGGTATCCATCCCTTAATTGTCTTCGCCAG GACGACGGCCTGCTGA